In the genome of Anabas testudineus chromosome 4, fAnaTes1.2, whole genome shotgun sequence, one region contains:
- the si:ch73-63e15.2 gene encoding protein strawberry notch homolog 2 isoform X1 — protein MPTLPSALVMDGENYLHPEGPQLDSSLFSVASSNMESSIYASGSWASFSQQPGYSIHCPMQSGNQQYHLNGSTTTTTPDVHMDIYSGFSDIDFSSLNLPRNGDFSQDLSCIDDLSTNSLFSSPTDSLSEYADAQSFINTDNLDTVPTLWDINTSNTTAPAQSQLEQNGTSRFHGLASLDDITAIISTPPLGGFQPQRTQSAPEEEEDAEEEETEELGHVDTYAEYKPSKSKIGISHPDIVVETNTLSSVPPPDITYTLSIPESTINGGLLSALQLEAIIYACQQHEVILQNNQRAGFLIGDGAGVGKGRTVAGIILENYLKGRKKALWFSISNDLKFDAERDLKDIDAASIPVHALNKIKYGDTATSEGVLFATYSALIGESQAGGQHRTRIKQILDWCKPDFDGVIIFDECHKAKNATSTKMGKAVLDLQNKLPRARVVYASATGASEPKNMIYMSRLGIWGEGTPFRAFDDFLHAIEKRGVGAMEIVAMDMKVSGMYIARQLSFSGVSFRIEEIGLDSDFKLVYNKAAKLWAEALQVFMRAADELGLVSRKSLWGQFWSSHQRFFKYLCIAAKVRCLVALAQKELEGGKCIVIGLQSTGESRTREVLDENDGHLDRFVSAAEGVFQSLVTKHFPSEKQRREKVPGNKRKRKPRGRQPKVPKHTVDSGGVINITDDSSSDSDGLDTDSNSSPDSLQENDDVIFVNHTSYQTARIEEMKQSLLSKISVLGKELPLNTLDELIDKFGGPDKVSEMTGRKGRVVRRPDGSVRYESRAEQGLTIDHINIKEKDRFMSGEKLVAIISEAASSGISLQADKRVKNQRRRVHMTLELPWSADRAIQQFGRTHRSNQVTAPEYIFLISELAGERRFASIVAKRLESLGALTHGDRRATESRDLSKYNFENKYGTKALDKITKAILGHIENKVPPPKDYLGGEANFFRDMKLGMMDVGIFCKDPRFGINTEKDCSITKFLNRILGLEVHKQNCLFQYFTDNFDYLIEKDKKEGKYDMGILDLAPGNDEIYEEKQETFLTAGNPQDGQVVLYKISVDRGMTWEEAYNRSLKLSGPDEGFYLSHKLRGNHPCVLLAEQGRGKSFIVYKPNIGKQTHPESLDNLEQRYRKVLPEKAKDSWENQFTFSLKKCSHANWNGKCKKIEEGQECLQGMRLRQYHMLCGALLRVWKRVSDVVSDITNSSILQIVRLKTKDHNKQVGIKIPENCVARVREELLLMDEEVKRRRKEKEEQRQAAERMRKMEEEKQLLATLYSQNQMLKLNPNSLQRTQPGSLSQLQRMQPQPQPSLQLAPQNLTILSIQNQTQQRTHNSWPNNTTTTTNQGYRSNYQFYPPTFPSPFSSQQNMSLLQTTPSPNLSSKNTLSEVFDLTSPSPSPDSTEGGPSMDSLTRHATAFGDEFNLDSLLSQDTQNAQHIAQIQQPLLLQQQQQQQQQLLQATQQLNNNMLANNHPDFLDYFLPPSPPTQKASPSSSTSSCSSSTSSVSNNLVSQVSAGLPPSSAVIPASSSASLFSSSPPSASLFSNSSSHFSSPNFFPTTDGLSLHNGHNGSGTLNAREALNSMLAGPDRTSVIKYRQQE, from the exons GACCTGTCCTGCATTGATGACCTCTCCACaaactctctgttctcctctccgACTGACTCACTGTCGGAGTATGCTGATGCCCAGTCCTTCATCAACACAGACAACCTGGACACAGTTCCCACCCTCTGGGACATCAACACTAGTAACACCACTGcaccagcacagagccagctaGAG CAGAATGGCACCAGCAGGTTTCATGGCTTGGCCAGTTTGGATGATATAACTGCTATTATCAGCACCCCACCTTTAGGAGGATTCCAG CCTCAGAGAACTCAGTCAGCaccagaggaggaagaggatgctgaagaggaggagacagaggaacTGGGACATGTAGACACATATGCTGAGTACAAACCCTCTAAAT CTAAGATAGGGATTTCTCATCCTGACATAGTGGTGGAGACCAACACACTATCCAGTGTCCCTCCTCCTGACATCACATATACTCTGTCTATCCCTGAGTCAACTATTAACGGTGGCTTGCTGTCGGCTCTGCAGCTAGAGGCCATCATCTATGCCTGCCAG CAACACGAGGTGATACTTCAGAACAACCAAAGGGCAGGCTTCCTCATCGGAGATGGAGCAGGAGTGGGAAAGGGACGCACTGTGGCAGGAATTATACTGGAGAACTACCTGAAGGGAAGGAAGAAAGCACTATG GTTCAGCATATCTAATGACCTGAAATTTGATGCAGAGAGAGATCTCAAAGACATAGATGCAGCAAGTATTCCTGTGCATGCCTTAAACAAG ATTAAGTATGGAGACACAGCTACCTCAGAAGGAGTCCTGTTTGCAACTTACTCTGCGCTGATTGGAGAAAGCCAGGCAGGAGGGCAGCACAGGACAAGAATTAAACAAATCCTAGATTGGTGCAAGCCAGACTTTGATGGAGTT ATTATTTTTGATGAATGCCACAAAGCCAAGAATGCTACATCTACAAAGATGGGCAAGGCAGTGCTTGACCTCCAAAACAAGCTGCCACGGGCCAGAGTGGTGTATGCCAGTGCCACAG GTGCCTCTGAGCCAAAGAACATGATCTACATGAGTCGCCTGGGAATCTGGGGTGAGGGCACACCCTTCAGAGCCTTTGATGACTTCTTGCATGCCATCGAGAAGAG AGGTGTTGGTGCCATGGAGATTGTTGCCATGGACATGAAAGTGAGCGGGATGTACATTGCCAGGCAGCTGAGCTTCTCAGGGGTGTCTTTTCGCATTGAGGAGATCGGACTAGACAGTGACTTCAAACTGGTTTATAACAAAGCTGCCAAATTG TGGGCAGAGGCATTGCAAGTATTCATGCGTGCAGCTGATGAACTAGGCCTAGTCAGCAGGAAGTCTCTGTGGGGGCAGTTCTGGTCTTCTCACCAGCGCTTCTTCAAATACCTCTGTATCGCTGCCAAGGTCCGCTGCCTTGTGGCACTGGCCCAAAAGGAGCTGGAGGGTGGAAAG TGCATCGTTATTGGCTTGCAGTCTACTGGAGAGTCCCGCACCAGAGAAGTCCTGGATGAGAATGATGGACACCTCGACAgatttgtttctgcagcaga GGGAGTATTCCAGTCTCTTGTAACAAAACATTTCCCTTCAGAGAAACAGAGACGAGAAAAGGTACCAGGAAATAAGCgaaaaa GGAAGCCTAGAGGTCGGCAGCCCAAGGTACCCAAGCACACAGTGGACAGTGGAGGCGTGATTAATATTactgatgacagcagcagtgactctGATGGCTTGGACACGGACTCCAACTCCTCACCAGACTCCCTGCAAGAGAATGACGATGTTATTTTTGTGAACCATACTAGCTACCAGACAG CAAGGATAGAGGAGATGAAGCAAAGCCTCCTCAGCAAAATATCTGTGCTTGGAAAAGAACTACCTCTCAATACTTTGGACGAGCTCATCGATAAATTTGGAGGACCAGATAAAGTCTCAGAG ATGACTGGTCGTAAGGGTCGTGTGGTTCGACGTCCTGATGGTAGCGTCCGTTATGAGTCACGGGCTGAGCAGGGTCTAACCATTGACCACATCAATATCAAGGAAAAAGACCGCTTCATGAGCGGAGAAAAG TTGGTGGCCATTATCTCAGAGGCAGCTAGCTCCGGAATTTCCCTGCAGGCAGACAAGCGAGTGAAAAACCAGAGGCGCCGAGTCCACATGACTCTGGAGCTGCCCTGGAGTGCAGACAGAGCTATTCAGCAATTTG gTCGCACCCATCGGTCCAATCAGGTGACGGCTCCAGAATACATCTTCCTCATCTCAGAGTTGGCTGGGGAACGGCGTTTTGCCTCCATCGTCGCTAAGAGACTAGAGAGCCTG GGTGCATTAACCCATGGCGACAGAAGAGCCACTGAATCCAGAGATCTGAGCAAGTACAATTTTGAGAACAAG TATGGTACCAAGGCTCTTGATAAAATCACCAAAGCAATCCTTGGCCACATAGAGAACAAGGTGCCCCCTCCCAAAGACTACCTTGGGGGTGAAGCCAACTTCTTCAGAG acaTGAAACTTGGAATGATGGATGTGGGAATCTTTTGTAAGGATCCTCGCTTTGGGATAAATACTGAAAAAG ACTGCAGCATCACCAAGTTTTTAAATCGCATCCTGGGCCTGGAGGTTCACAAGCAGAACTGTCTGTTCCAATACTTCACTGATAACTTCGACTACCTAATTGAGAAGGACAAAAAGGAGGGGAAATACGACATGGGAATTCTAG ACCTTGCCCCAGGTAACGATGAGATCTATGAGGAGAAGCAGGAAACTTTCCTGACAGCTGGAAACCCTCAGGATGGACAGGTGGTTCTCTACAAG ATCAGTGTGGATAGAGGTATGACCTGGGAGGAGGCATATAACAGGTCACTGAAACTGAGTGGTCCTGACGAGGGATTCTACTTGTCCCACAAG CTGCGAGGTAACCATCCATGTGTGCTGCTGGCTGAGCAAGGAAGGGGCAAAAGCTTCATCGTCTACAAACCCAACATTGGCAAGCAGACCCATCCTGAGAGTCTGGACAACCTGGAGCAACGTTACAGAAAG GTGCTTCCAGAGAAAGCCAAAGACAGTTGGGAAAACCAGTTCACCTTCTCCCTCAAGAAATGCAGCCATGCTAACTG GAATGGGAAGTGTAAGAAAATAGAGGAAGGCCAGGAGTGTCTGCAGGGCATGCGTCTGCGTCAGTACCACATGTTGTGTGGTGCTCTATTACGTGTGTGGAAGCGTGTGTCCGATGTGGTTTCTGACATCACTAACTCCAGCATCCTACAGATTGTCCGCCTTAAAACCAAAGACCACAACAAACAAGTTG GTATCAAGATCCCAGAGAACTGTGTGGCTCGTGTGCGCGAGGAGCTGTTGCTAATGGAcgaggaggtgaagaggaggcgaaaagagaaagaggagcagcGGCAGGCTGCAGAGCGCATGCGTAAaatggaggaagaaaaacaactccTGGCAACTCTATACAGCCAGAACCAAATGCTCAAACTGAACCCAAACTCTCTACAAAGGACACAACCTGGGAGCCTCTCTCAGCTACAGAGAATGCAACCCCAACCCCAGCCCTCTTTACAGCTGGCCCCCCAAAACTTAACCATATTGTCCATACAGAACCAAACCCAGCAAAGGACCCACAATAGCTGGCCCAACaataccaccaccaccaccaaccaGGGTTACCGCTCCAATTACCAATTTTACCCGCCGACTTTTCCTTCCCCTTTTTCATCGCAGCAGAACATGTCTCTCCTTCAGACCACACCGTCTCCAAACTTGTCTTCCAAGAATACCTTGTCTGAGGTCTTTGACCTGACCTCTCCGTCGCCCTCGCCAGACAGCACTGAGGGCGGGCCAAGTATGGACAGTCTGACACGACACGCAACAGCATTTGGAGATGAATTTAATCTGGACTCTCTGCTCTCCCAGGATACGCAAAATGCCCAGCACATTGCACAAATACAGCAGCCTCTTttgctacagcagcagcagcagcagcagcagcagcttcttcaggCCACGCAGcaactcaacaacaacatgttagCCAATAACCATCCAGACTTCTTAGATTATTTCTTGCCTCCGTCTCCACCTACACAGAAAGCCAGTCCTTCATCCTCtacctcctcctgctcttcctccacctcatcTGTGTCAAACAACCTGGTCTCACAAGTCTCTGCCGGCCTCCCGCCCTCTTCCGCAGTCATCCCAGCATCGTCCTCCGCGTCTCTCTTCTCTAGCTCGCCCCCCTCTGCGTCCCTGTTTTCCAACTCTTCCTCTCATTTTTCATCCCCGAATTTTTTCCCCACGACAGACGGTCTGTCCTTACACAACGGCCACAATGGTTCTGGCACTCTCAACGCTCGTGAGGCTCTGAACAGCATGCTGGCCGGGCCAGACCGCACGTCTGTCATTAAGTACCGGCAACAAGAGTAG
- the si:ch73-63e15.2 gene encoding protein strawberry notch homolog 2 isoform X5, which translates to MSLMQFWTKLYSQLGRPLPKDLSCIDDLSTNSLFSSPTDSLSEYADAQSFINTDNLDTVPTLWDINTSNTTAPAQSQLEQNGTSRFHGLASLDDITAIISTPPLGGFQPQRTQSAPEEEEDAEEEETEELGHVDTYAEYKPSKSKIGISHPDIVVETNTLSSVPPPDITYTLSIPESTINGGLLSALQLEAIIYACQQHEVILQNNQRAGFLIGDGAGVGKGRTVAGIILENYLKGRKKALWFSISNDLKFDAERDLKDIDAASIPVHALNKIKYGDTATSEGVLFATYSALIGESQAGGQHRTRIKQILDWCKPDFDGVIIFDECHKAKNATSTKMGKAVLDLQNKLPRARVVYASATGASEPKNMIYMSRLGIWGEGTPFRAFDDFLHAIEKRGVGAMEIVAMDMKVSGMYIARQLSFSGVSFRIEEIGLDSDFKLVYNKAAKLWAEALQVFMRAADELGLVSRKSLWGQFWSSHQRFFKYLCIAAKVRCLVALAQKELEGGKCIVIGLQSTGESRTREVLDENDGHLDRFVSAAEGVFQSLVTKHFPSEKQRREKVPGNKRKRKPRGRQPKVPKHTVDSGGVINITDDSSSDSDGLDTDSNSSPDSLQENDDVIFVNHTSYQTARIEEMKQSLLSKISVLGKELPLNTLDELIDKFGGPDKVSEMTGRKGRVVRRPDGSVRYESRAEQGLTIDHINIKEKDRFMSGEKLVAIISEAASSGISLQADKRVKNQRRRVHMTLELPWSADRAIQQFGRTHRSNQVTAPEYIFLISELAGERRFASIVAKRLESLGALTHGDRRATESRDLSKYNFENKYGTKALDKITKAILGHIENKVPPPKDYLGGEANFFRDMKLGMMDVGIFCKDPRFGINTEKDCSITKFLNRILGLEVHKQNCLFQYFTDNFDYLIEKDKKEGKYDMGILDLAPGNDEIYEEKQETFLTAGNPQDGQVVLYKISVDRGMTWEEAYNRSLKLSGPDEGFYLSHKLRGNHPCVLLAEQGRGKSFIVYKPNIGKQTHPESLDNLEQRYRKVLPEKAKDSWENQFTFSLKKCSHANWNGKCKKIEEGQECLQGMRLRQYHMLCGALLRVWKRVSDVVSDITNSSILQIVRLKTKDHNKQVGIKIPENCVARVREELLLMDEEVKRRRKEKEEQRQAAERMRKMEEEKQLLATLYSQNQMLKLNPNSLQRTQPGSLSQLQRMQPQPQPSLQLAPQNLTILSIQNQTQQRTHNSWPNNTTTTTNQGYRSNYQFYPPTFPSPFSSQQNMSLLQTTPSPNLSSKNTLSEVFDLTSPSPSPDSTEGGPSMDSLTRHATAFGDEFNLDSLLSQDTQNAQHIAQIQQPLLLQQQQQQQQQLLQATQQLNNNMLANNHPDFLDYFLPPSPPTQKASPSSSTSSCSSSTSSVSNNLVSQVSAGLPPSSAVIPASSSASLFSSSPPSASLFSNSSSHFSSPNFFPTTDGLSLHNGHNGSGTLNAREALNSMLAGPDRTSVIKYRQQE; encoded by the exons GACCTGTCCTGCATTGATGACCTCTCCACaaactctctgttctcctctccgACTGACTCACTGTCGGAGTATGCTGATGCCCAGTCCTTCATCAACACAGACAACCTGGACACAGTTCCCACCCTCTGGGACATCAACACTAGTAACACCACTGcaccagcacagagccagctaGAG CAGAATGGCACCAGCAGGTTTCATGGCTTGGCCAGTTTGGATGATATAACTGCTATTATCAGCACCCCACCTTTAGGAGGATTCCAG CCTCAGAGAACTCAGTCAGCaccagaggaggaagaggatgctgaagaggaggagacagaggaacTGGGACATGTAGACACATATGCTGAGTACAAACCCTCTAAAT CTAAGATAGGGATTTCTCATCCTGACATAGTGGTGGAGACCAACACACTATCCAGTGTCCCTCCTCCTGACATCACATATACTCTGTCTATCCCTGAGTCAACTATTAACGGTGGCTTGCTGTCGGCTCTGCAGCTAGAGGCCATCATCTATGCCTGCCAG CAACACGAGGTGATACTTCAGAACAACCAAAGGGCAGGCTTCCTCATCGGAGATGGAGCAGGAGTGGGAAAGGGACGCACTGTGGCAGGAATTATACTGGAGAACTACCTGAAGGGAAGGAAGAAAGCACTATG GTTCAGCATATCTAATGACCTGAAATTTGATGCAGAGAGAGATCTCAAAGACATAGATGCAGCAAGTATTCCTGTGCATGCCTTAAACAAG ATTAAGTATGGAGACACAGCTACCTCAGAAGGAGTCCTGTTTGCAACTTACTCTGCGCTGATTGGAGAAAGCCAGGCAGGAGGGCAGCACAGGACAAGAATTAAACAAATCCTAGATTGGTGCAAGCCAGACTTTGATGGAGTT ATTATTTTTGATGAATGCCACAAAGCCAAGAATGCTACATCTACAAAGATGGGCAAGGCAGTGCTTGACCTCCAAAACAAGCTGCCACGGGCCAGAGTGGTGTATGCCAGTGCCACAG GTGCCTCTGAGCCAAAGAACATGATCTACATGAGTCGCCTGGGAATCTGGGGTGAGGGCACACCCTTCAGAGCCTTTGATGACTTCTTGCATGCCATCGAGAAGAG AGGTGTTGGTGCCATGGAGATTGTTGCCATGGACATGAAAGTGAGCGGGATGTACATTGCCAGGCAGCTGAGCTTCTCAGGGGTGTCTTTTCGCATTGAGGAGATCGGACTAGACAGTGACTTCAAACTGGTTTATAACAAAGCTGCCAAATTG TGGGCAGAGGCATTGCAAGTATTCATGCGTGCAGCTGATGAACTAGGCCTAGTCAGCAGGAAGTCTCTGTGGGGGCAGTTCTGGTCTTCTCACCAGCGCTTCTTCAAATACCTCTGTATCGCTGCCAAGGTCCGCTGCCTTGTGGCACTGGCCCAAAAGGAGCTGGAGGGTGGAAAG TGCATCGTTATTGGCTTGCAGTCTACTGGAGAGTCCCGCACCAGAGAAGTCCTGGATGAGAATGATGGACACCTCGACAgatttgtttctgcagcaga GGGAGTATTCCAGTCTCTTGTAACAAAACATTTCCCTTCAGAGAAACAGAGACGAGAAAAGGTACCAGGAAATAAGCgaaaaa GGAAGCCTAGAGGTCGGCAGCCCAAGGTACCCAAGCACACAGTGGACAGTGGAGGCGTGATTAATATTactgatgacagcagcagtgactctGATGGCTTGGACACGGACTCCAACTCCTCACCAGACTCCCTGCAAGAGAATGACGATGTTATTTTTGTGAACCATACTAGCTACCAGACAG CAAGGATAGAGGAGATGAAGCAAAGCCTCCTCAGCAAAATATCTGTGCTTGGAAAAGAACTACCTCTCAATACTTTGGACGAGCTCATCGATAAATTTGGAGGACCAGATAAAGTCTCAGAG ATGACTGGTCGTAAGGGTCGTGTGGTTCGACGTCCTGATGGTAGCGTCCGTTATGAGTCACGGGCTGAGCAGGGTCTAACCATTGACCACATCAATATCAAGGAAAAAGACCGCTTCATGAGCGGAGAAAAG TTGGTGGCCATTATCTCAGAGGCAGCTAGCTCCGGAATTTCCCTGCAGGCAGACAAGCGAGTGAAAAACCAGAGGCGCCGAGTCCACATGACTCTGGAGCTGCCCTGGAGTGCAGACAGAGCTATTCAGCAATTTG gTCGCACCCATCGGTCCAATCAGGTGACGGCTCCAGAATACATCTTCCTCATCTCAGAGTTGGCTGGGGAACGGCGTTTTGCCTCCATCGTCGCTAAGAGACTAGAGAGCCTG GGTGCATTAACCCATGGCGACAGAAGAGCCACTGAATCCAGAGATCTGAGCAAGTACAATTTTGAGAACAAG TATGGTACCAAGGCTCTTGATAAAATCACCAAAGCAATCCTTGGCCACATAGAGAACAAGGTGCCCCCTCCCAAAGACTACCTTGGGGGTGAAGCCAACTTCTTCAGAG acaTGAAACTTGGAATGATGGATGTGGGAATCTTTTGTAAGGATCCTCGCTTTGGGATAAATACTGAAAAAG ACTGCAGCATCACCAAGTTTTTAAATCGCATCCTGGGCCTGGAGGTTCACAAGCAGAACTGTCTGTTCCAATACTTCACTGATAACTTCGACTACCTAATTGAGAAGGACAAAAAGGAGGGGAAATACGACATGGGAATTCTAG ACCTTGCCCCAGGTAACGATGAGATCTATGAGGAGAAGCAGGAAACTTTCCTGACAGCTGGAAACCCTCAGGATGGACAGGTGGTTCTCTACAAG ATCAGTGTGGATAGAGGTATGACCTGGGAGGAGGCATATAACAGGTCACTGAAACTGAGTGGTCCTGACGAGGGATTCTACTTGTCCCACAAG CTGCGAGGTAACCATCCATGTGTGCTGCTGGCTGAGCAAGGAAGGGGCAAAAGCTTCATCGTCTACAAACCCAACATTGGCAAGCAGACCCATCCTGAGAGTCTGGACAACCTGGAGCAACGTTACAGAAAG GTGCTTCCAGAGAAAGCCAAAGACAGTTGGGAAAACCAGTTCACCTTCTCCCTCAAGAAATGCAGCCATGCTAACTG GAATGGGAAGTGTAAGAAAATAGAGGAAGGCCAGGAGTGTCTGCAGGGCATGCGTCTGCGTCAGTACCACATGTTGTGTGGTGCTCTATTACGTGTGTGGAAGCGTGTGTCCGATGTGGTTTCTGACATCACTAACTCCAGCATCCTACAGATTGTCCGCCTTAAAACCAAAGACCACAACAAACAAGTTG GTATCAAGATCCCAGAGAACTGTGTGGCTCGTGTGCGCGAGGAGCTGTTGCTAATGGAcgaggaggtgaagaggaggcgaaaagagaaagaggagcagcGGCAGGCTGCAGAGCGCATGCGTAAaatggaggaagaaaaacaactccTGGCAACTCTATACAGCCAGAACCAAATGCTCAAACTGAACCCAAACTCTCTACAAAGGACACAACCTGGGAGCCTCTCTCAGCTACAGAGAATGCAACCCCAACCCCAGCCCTCTTTACAGCTGGCCCCCCAAAACTTAACCATATTGTCCATACAGAACCAAACCCAGCAAAGGACCCACAATAGCTGGCCCAACaataccaccaccaccaccaaccaGGGTTACCGCTCCAATTACCAATTTTACCCGCCGACTTTTCCTTCCCCTTTTTCATCGCAGCAGAACATGTCTCTCCTTCAGACCACACCGTCTCCAAACTTGTCTTCCAAGAATACCTTGTCTGAGGTCTTTGACCTGACCTCTCCGTCGCCCTCGCCAGACAGCACTGAGGGCGGGCCAAGTATGGACAGTCTGACACGACACGCAACAGCATTTGGAGATGAATTTAATCTGGACTCTCTGCTCTCCCAGGATACGCAAAATGCCCAGCACATTGCACAAATACAGCAGCCTCTTttgctacagcagcagcagcagcagcagcagcagcttcttcaggCCACGCAGcaactcaacaacaacatgttagCCAATAACCATCCAGACTTCTTAGATTATTTCTTGCCTCCGTCTCCACCTACACAGAAAGCCAGTCCTTCATCCTCtacctcctcctgctcttcctccacctcatcTGTGTCAAACAACCTGGTCTCACAAGTCTCTGCCGGCCTCCCGCCCTCTTCCGCAGTCATCCCAGCATCGTCCTCCGCGTCTCTCTTCTCTAGCTCGCCCCCCTCTGCGTCCCTGTTTTCCAACTCTTCCTCTCATTTTTCATCCCCGAATTTTTTCCCCACGACAGACGGTCTGTCCTTACACAACGGCCACAATGGTTCTGGCACTCTCAACGCTCGTGAGGCTCTGAACAGCATGCTGGCCGGGCCAGACCGCACGTCTGTCATTAAGTACCGGCAACAAGAGTAG